One window of Hydractinia symbiolongicarpus strain clone_291-10 chromosome 3, HSymV2.1, whole genome shotgun sequence genomic DNA carries:
- the LOC130635927 gene encoding uncharacterized protein LOC130635927, whose protein sequence is MASSILDPLTCGFIKIGVYQILTQRHGLKKCDGETKKVFTGRVLKHQFNKLLEVHSDLRSINYDTFRRCFPKIIDNIRALAKTDHQSKNKLVECFGNEKWKRLSTDKKIIHQFGNCPGCQNNAIWKENLGLFPVRKLSLKKKADIAGLYKERNLKVR, encoded by the exons ATGGCATCATCTATTCTCGATCCATTAACTTGTGGTTTTATAAAAATTGGAGTATATCAAATTTTGACGCAGAGGCATGGTCTCAAGAAGTGCGATGGtgaaacaaaaaaggtttttacggGACGGGTGTTGAAACATCAATTTAACAAGTTACTTGAAGTTCATTCTGATTTAAGAAGTATAAATTATGATACATTTAGAAG gTGCTTCCCTAAAATTATTGACAACATCCGTGCATTAGCAAAGACAGACCaccaatcaaaaaataaactCGTTGAATGTTTCGGGAATGAAAAATGGAAGAGATTGTCGACAGACAAGAAGATAATACACCAGTTTGGAAATTGTCCTGGATGCCAAAACAATGCGATATGGAAAGAGAACTTGGGTTTGTTTCCCGTACGCAAACTTAGCTTGAAAAAAAAAGCTGACATAGCAGGATTgtacaaagaaagaaatttgaAGGTACGTTAA
- the LOC130635926 gene encoding uncharacterized protein LOC130635926 translates to MVFIFLPFLSVIASSSAITISPAVTNATEGDNVTLDCVTNATVNITWFHNGNKVNCTTFFCNVYENNTLFLYKTEIFHEGNYSCAVVNGNTTVLESKTAYLHIFHLSIFGSLNNVSATYDTIFSVNCLIRANPLPITVTWKQNSTVITNNTRQKMTYTVYTKSIAKADFKIYNITKTDVGWYTCEADNTVLRKRHLVGAILGFKRECRYGWACPNIRKCIRNSQHCNNRDDCGDFSDEKINCSAPGNITIFVVRVRNYHTVDVSWRYDVRAINYTLTLKQDGYIKTYVIRSSYKGISDLQNGTSYQVQLYAENYVGKSNPTKWINFTLPRMVTPGPVRNISVVEFSVRYTYIKMLIKYLPPVEDGGGRYTVYRNELCKYNITSKISMNCTTRGTSLTSYITEKQLADTTYKITIYVTNEALLKGPSMEYIYTTPLYKKRTIRPSYDYDTGLSDGAIAGIVIACLSALCSLLGCVFKTCCSDDNSGVDNGIALNETKS, encoded by the exons atggtgtttatttttttgccttttctttCTGTTATAG CATCCTCGTCTGCTATTACCATCTCTCCAGCGGTCACCAATGCGACTGAAGGTGACAATGTCACGCTGGATTGTGTCACAAACGCGACTGTTAACATCACATGGTTTCACAACGGAAATAAAGTGAATTGTACTACATTTTTCTGCAATGTGTACGAGAATAACACGCTATTCCTCTACAAAACAGAAATATTTCATGAAgggaattattcttgtgctgtggTAAATGGTAACACAACAGTGTTAGAAAGCAAGACTGCCTATCTGCATATTTTTC atttgtcTATATTTGGCTCTCTTAATAATGTATCAGCAACGTATGATACGATCTTCTCAGTGAACTGTTTGATACGAGCAAATCCACTACCTATTACGGTTACATGGAAGCAGAACAGTACTGTCATCACAAACAACACCagacaaaaaatgacttacaccGTCTATACAAAAAGTATAGCAAAGgcagattttaaaatttacaatatcACAAAAACTGATGTTGGTTGGTACACATGTGAAGCTGACAATACTGTTCTTAGAAAGCGTCATTTGGTGGGGGCTATTTTAGGTTTTAAAA GGGAATGTAGGTATGGTTGGGCATGCCCGAATATTCGCAAGTGTATTCGAAATTCTCAACATTGCAACAATAGAGACGATTGTGGAGATTTTTCGGATGAAAAAATCAATTGTT CTGCACCTGGAAACATCACTATATTTGTTGTTCGTGTTCGAAACTACCACACAGTAGACGTATCATGGAGGTACGACGTCCGTGCAATCAACTACACACTTACTCTCAAGCAAGATGGTTACATCAAAACGTATGTTATACGGAGTAGCTATAAAGGCATATCAGATCTTCAAAATGGAACTAGCTATCAAGTTCAACTATATGCGGAAAATTATGTTGGAAAATCAAATCCTACTAAATGGATCAACTTTACATTACCAAGAATGG TGACACCAGGACCTGTTAGAAACATCAGTGTTGTCGAATTCTCCGTGAGATATACTTATattaaaatgctgatcaagtATTTGCCTCCAGTGGAAGATGGTGGTGGCCGCTATACCGTATATCGTAACGAACTGTGTAAGTACAATATCACAAGCAAAATCTCCATGAACTGTACAACCAGAGGAACATCTCTCACGTCGTACATCACGGAGAAACAGTTGGCGGATACAACTTATAAAATTACTATTTACGTTACAAACGAGGCCTTATTAAAAGGACCGTCGATGGAGTATATTTACACAACACCTTTGTATAAAAAAC GTACGATTAGACCATCGTATGACTACGACACTGGATTGAGTGATGGTGCAATAGCTGGAATAGTTATAGCATGCTTATCAGCACTGTGTTCTCTGTTAGGTTGTGTCTTTAAAACGTGCTGCTCTGATGATAATTCAGGAGTAGACAATGGAATAGCTTTAAATGAAACGAAATCATAA